Within Microthrixaceae bacterium, the genomic segment GCCGTTAGGGCCGACGAAGCCGGTGACCCTGCCGGCTCTCAACTCGAAGCTGAGGTCGTCGACCGCACGTCGCTCCCCGTAGTGCTTGGTGAGACCGGTCACGCTGATCATCGCCGGCCCCCCCGGGTTGGGGGGGGGGGGGGGGGGGGGGGGCCCCCGGGGGGGCCCGCGCGCCCGGGGGCGGGGGGGGGCCCGGCGCCCCCCCCCCCCCCCGCGGGGCGCCGCGGGGCGGCCCCCCCCGCGGGGCCCCCGGGGGGGGGGGGGGGGGGGGGGAGACCGGGGTGGTCGTCGTGATGGGCATGGTGACATCGTCGGGATCCGGCACCGACCGCACATCGGGATTCCGGTCATTTCGGCACCGTCTGTTCGGTCGGTGCAGAGATCATCCTTTTGGCCGATCCCGCTCAGCCCCGGGTCTCGTACCCTTTGCGGTGTGGCGTTGGACCGGATCCGGCCTTACTGGGCGAAACCACCGGCGGCTGATCCCCCCGGGCCAGCAGGGCGTGACTGGTTGTTCGTCGCCGCGGTGGTCGTGCTGGCGACGACGGAGGCCATCACCCGCGAGCAGTTGGTGTGGCGCGGCGCTTCGCTGGTGGTGACGGTCGGCCTCGCCTTACTGCTGCCCTGGCGCCGAGTCCGGCCGCTACCGGTGTTCGTGGTCTGCTTCGGGACGGCGAGCGCGGTGGAGGCCCTCTCGATTGTCGGAGATGTGACGTGGGATGGTCTCGACACCTCGGCGTTCATGCTCGTCCTCCCGTACGCGCTCACGCGGTGGGCGTCGGGACGAGACGTCGGGATCGGCCTCCTCGTCATGACGGTCCCCCTGACCGTGTCCGGTGTCGCTGGCCATCCTGGCGGCAACCTCGTCGGCGGTGCCCTCGTGATGCTGCTCTCGTGCACCATCGGCTTCGCCGTCCGGTACGCCGCCGACCTTCGGGCCGAGGAGGTCGCGGGACTGCGATCGCGCGAGCGGGCGGAGCTGGCCCGCGAGCTCCACGACACCGTGGCACACCACGTCTCGGCCATCGCGGTGCAGGCGCAGGCCGGTCGGGTCGTTGCCGCCACCCGGCCCGAAGCGGCGGTCGAGGCGCTGCGCGTGATCGAGGACGAGGCGACCCGTGCCC encodes:
- a CDS encoding sensor histidine kinase, which encodes MALDRIRPYWAKPPAADPPGPAGRDWLFVAAVVVLATTEAITREQLVWRGASLVVTVGLALLLPWRRVRPLPVFVVCFGTASAVEALSIVGDVTWDGLDTSAFMLVLPYALTRWASGRDVGIGLLVMTVPLTVSGVAGHPGGNLVGGALVMLLSCTIGFAVRYAADLRAEEVAGLRSRERAELARELHDTVAHHVSAIAVQAQAGRVVAATRPEAAVEALRVIEDEATRALDEMRSMVVALRQGDQADLRPQQGIRDLPQLERHGGATGPRVAVTIADGLDEIRPSVDAACFRLAQEAVTNALRHARHASKVEVRVDGDDDHVRLTVVDDGRGSGTSMLSAPGFGLVGMTERAQLLGGTFDAGPRPGGGWAVAATLPRRAVTT